The following proteins are encoded in a genomic region of Ovis canadensis isolate MfBH-ARS-UI-01 breed Bighorn chromosome 12, ARS-UI_OviCan_v2, whole genome shotgun sequence:
- the SLC30A1 gene encoding proton-coupled zinc antiporter SLC30A1: MGCWGRNRGRLLCMLLLTFMFMVLEVVVSRVTTSLAMLSDSFHMLSDVLALVVALVAERFARRTHATQKNTFGWIRAEVMGALVNAIFLTGLCFAILLEAIERFIEPHEMQQPLVVFGVGVAGLVVNVLGLCLFHHHSGFGDDSSHSHSHGGHSHGLPKGARSKSSRAGGSDDAVTPGEQGPDQEETNILVANSSNSNGLKLDQTDPEKSRNDAMEVQVNGNLIREPEEVELEEDEDKTGQLNMRGVFLHVFGDALGSVIVVVNALVFYFNWKGCPEGEICVNPCTPDPCKAFVELVNSTQATVQEAGPCWVLYLDPTLCIVMVCILLYTTYPLLKESALILLQTVPKQIDIKNLIKELRNVEGVEEVHELHVWQLAGSRIIATAHIKCEDPTSYMQVAKIIKDVFHNHGIHATTIQPEFASVGSKSSVVPCELACRTQCALKQCCGTRPQAQSGKDAEKAPSVSISCLELSDNLEKQPKRTKVENIPAVVIEIKKMPNKQPESSL; encoded by the exons ATGGGGTGCTGGGGTCGAAACCGGGGCCGGCTGCTCTGCATGCTGTTACTGACCTTCATGTTCATGGTCCTGGAGGTGGTGGTGAGCCGGGTGACCACGTCCCTGGCGATGCTCTCCGACTCCTTCCACATGCTGTCGGACGTGCTGGCGCTGGTGGTGGCGCTGGTGGCCGAGCGCTTCGCCCGGCGGACCCACGCCACCCAGAAGAACACCTTCGGCTGGATCCGGGCGGAGGTGATGGGGGCTCTGGTGAACGCCATCTTCCTGACCGGCCTCTGCTTCGCCATCCTGCTGGAGGCCATCGAGCGCTTCATCGAGCCGCACGAGATGCAGCAGCCACTGGTGGTCTTCGGGGTCGGCGTGGCGGGGCTGGTGGTCAACGTGCTGGGGCTCTGTCTCTTTCACCACCACAGCGGCTTCGGCGACGACTCCAGCCACAGCCACTCGCACGGGGGGCACAGCCACGGCCTCCCCAAGGGGGCCCGCAGCAAGAGCAGCCGCGCCGGGGGTAGCGACGACGCCGTGACCCCGGGCGAGCAGGGTCCCGACCAGGAGGAGACCAACATCCTGGTGGCCAACAGCAGCAACTCCAACGGGCTGAAATTGGACCAGACAG atCCAGAAAAGTCCAGAAATGATGCAATGGAAGTACAAGTGAATGGGAATCTTATCAGAGAACCTGAAGAGGTGGAATTGGAAGAGGATGAAGATAAGACTGGACAACTTAACATGCGTGGAGTTTTTCTGCATGTCTTTGGAGATGCTTTGGGTTCAGTGATTGTGGTAGTAAATGCCTTAGTCTTTTACTTTAATTGGAAAGGTTGTCCTGAAGGGGAGATTTGTGTGAACCCATGTACACCTGACCCCTGCAAAGCATTTGTAGAATTAGTTAATAGTACTCAGGCAACAGTTCAAGAGGCTGGTCCTTGCTGGGTACTGTATTTAGATCCAACTCTTTGTATTGTAATGGTTTGTATACTTCTTTACACAACTTATCCATTGCTTAAGGAGTCTGCTCTTATTCTTCTCCAAACTGTTCCTAAACAAATTGATATCAAAAACTTGATAAAAGAACTTCGAAATGTTGAAGGAGTTGAGGAAGTTCATGAATTACATGTTTGGCAACTTGCTGGAAGCAGAATCATTGCCACTGCTCACATAAAATGTGAAGACCCGACATCATACATGCAGGTGGCTAAGATCATTAAAGACGTTTTCCATAATCACGGAATTCACGCTACCACCATTCAGCCTGAATTTGCTAGTGTAGGCTCTAAGTCAAGTGTAGTCCCGTGTGAACTTGCCTGCAGAACTCAGTGTGCTTTGAAGCAATGTTGTGGGACACGGCCACAAGCCCAGTCTGGAAAGGACGCAGAAAAGGCCCCATCAGTTAGCATTTCTTGTTTAGAACTTAGTGACAATCTAGAGAAGCAGCCCAAGAGGACTAAAGTTGAAAACATCCCTGCTGTTGtgatagagattaaaaaaatgccAAACAAACAACCTGAATCATCTTTGTGA